One segment of Pseudobacteriovorax antillogorgiicola DNA contains the following:
- a CDS encoding Ig-like domain-containing protein: protein MKKSAGLVIALAALSVSCSDMGGLGRVEVSDNRRQVSLDASQPLSVEPSWVFQTFEDQSFQMDILANQWKTTANIQLLEKPELGSLIYDSGKSSWVYQPNADVAGEDRFSIELLDSSGKRTVQPVVANILAVNDAPKTQDILLRLPEDSSIEFDIPVEDPEQSPVSLKLTRETSNGSVEAVGDGSLKIRYTPNANFSGEDSMVVTLNDGELESQATVTFEVMAINDGIIAADGFFETNAGSAFNGSLNWVDPNSNQPITNIEIIRDVTEGDLVIDPNQGDFVYTPRPGYEGDDEFHFRVIKGTRRSNIGKIRFRVNYTNQPPSNCYPNCPQPCPGGDCPSHPPSCPGGDCPSHPPSCPSGDCPDYPSCPSGDCPSHPPSCPSGDCPDYPSCPSGDCPDYPSCPSGDCPSHPQPGHPNQWDVSITCPRTGACYGQIHAEDLEHDKFYYRFGSSPQFGDITDWNQHNGTFTYHPHGGNNHVSEDHFTFWLEDCYGNRSRDYTFGIIYEEYSWTFLQDSFERQQLFSHDPGFHWRFLLDDNGKGIQENDQECKDHICAKIFGQHPYGFGPMADQDKSLFMFGREGQSTHKIFLVSKNFDLSQYSKVDVSFKYLIMDIGDNDSRQHEYTEEYLKAEVCLFGDYECGLNPVDPYRLKSDRWKTVFVNNRETAKNDFNGRNHSRHDWKHASFQVDLSHLESQYPGCHRSNFVFRFKSRLQDGFRNNNYYKNIEDAVAIDFVKMKAQ, encoded by the coding sequence ATGAAAAAATCAGCTGGGCTAGTCATAGCTCTTGCGGCTCTGTCCGTCTCGTGCTCCGACATGGGTGGACTCGGTCGTGTTGAAGTCAGCGACAACCGACGTCAGGTTTCGTTAGACGCCTCACAACCACTTTCCGTGGAACCATCTTGGGTTTTCCAAACCTTCGAGGATCAATCCTTTCAAATGGATATCCTTGCCAACCAATGGAAAACGACAGCGAACATTCAATTGCTAGAAAAGCCGGAACTGGGAAGTTTGATCTACGACTCTGGCAAGTCTTCGTGGGTTTACCAACCCAATGCAGACGTTGCAGGGGAGGATCGCTTTAGTATCGAACTGCTGGATAGCAGTGGCAAGCGCACGGTGCAACCAGTTGTTGCAAATATTCTTGCCGTCAACGATGCTCCCAAAACCCAAGACATCTTGCTTCGCTTACCTGAAGATAGTTCCATCGAATTCGATATCCCTGTTGAAGACCCAGAACAATCACCTGTTAGCCTTAAACTGACGCGAGAAACCTCGAATGGTTCGGTCGAAGCCGTTGGCGATGGCAGCCTCAAGATTCGATATACACCAAACGCAAATTTTAGCGGTGAAGACTCCATGGTTGTCACCCTCAACGATGGTGAGCTTGAAAGCCAAGCAACCGTGACATTTGAAGTAATGGCCATCAATGATGGCATCATCGCCGCTGACGGCTTCTTTGAGACCAATGCTGGCTCGGCCTTTAATGGTAGCTTAAACTGGGTCGATCCGAATTCCAACCAACCCATCACGAATATTGAAATCATTCGGGATGTAACAGAAGGGGATCTAGTCATCGATCCAAATCAGGGAGACTTCGTCTACACGCCTCGCCCTGGTTATGAAGGGGATGATGAGTTTCATTTTCGAGTTATCAAAGGCACCCGAAGATCAAATATCGGTAAGATCCGCTTTCGTGTAAACTATACCAACCAGCCGCCAAGCAACTGCTACCCCAATTGCCCGCAGCCATGCCCAGGGGGAGATTGTCCCAGTCACCCACCATCGTGCCCAGGGGGAGATTGTCCCAGTCACCCACCATCATGCCCATCTGGAGATTGCCCGGACTACCCTTCTTGTCCATCAGGAGATTGTCCCAGTCATCCACCATCATGCCCGTCTGGTGATTGTCCGGACTACCCGTCATGTCCGTCAGGAGATTGCCCAGATTATCCGTCGTGTCCATCGGGAGATTGTCCCAGTCATCCACAGCCCGGCCACCCCAACCAATGGGATGTTAGCATCACGTGCCCACGAACGGGAGCATGTTATGGCCAGATTCATGCCGAAGACTTAGAGCATGACAAGTTCTACTATCGGTTCGGTAGCAGCCCTCAGTTCGGTGATATCACAGACTGGAACCAGCACAACGGAACCTTTACCTATCATCCTCACGGTGGCAACAATCATGTCAGTGAGGATCACTTCACCTTCTGGCTAGAAGACTGCTATGGCAATCGTTCTCGTGACTACACCTTTGGCATCATCTACGAGGAGTACTCGTGGACTTTTCTCCAAGACTCCTTCGAACGTCAACAACTCTTCAGCCATGATCCAGGCTTTCACTGGCGTTTCCTACTAGATGACAATGGTAAAGGGATTCAAGAGAATGACCAGGAGTGCAAGGATCACATATGCGCTAAAATCTTCGGCCAACATCCCTACGGATTCGGACCCATGGCGGATCAAGACAAGTCTTTGTTTATGTTTGGTCGCGAAGGGCAGTCCACTCATAAGATTTTCTTAGTTTCCAAAAATTTTGACCTGTCTCAATACAGCAAAGTCGATGTCAGCTTTAAATACCTGATCATGGACATCGGTGATAACGATAGTCGCCAGCATGAGTACACGGAAGAGTACTTGAAAGCCGAAGTCTGTTTGTTCGGTGATTACGAATGCGGTTTGAATCCAGTAGATCCCTATCGACTAAAATCGGACCGCTGGAAGACCGTCTTCGTCAACAATCGAGAGACAGCCAAAAATGATTTCAACGGCCGCAATCATAGCCGCCACGATTGGAAACACGCTAGCTTTCAAGTAGACCTCAGTCACCTCGAAAGCCAATACCCAGGCTGTCACCGATCAAACTTTGTATTCCGATTCAAGTCTCGCTTGCAGGACGGATTCCGCAACAACAACTATTACAAAAATATCGAAGATGCAGTCGCTATCGACTTCGTTAAGATGAAAGCACAATAG
- a CDS encoding phospholipase D-like domain-containing protein, whose product MKSVYTIFIISLLTAGGCETKKSSELPTQQEQPNPQIDQVPEVSKGRLTELVVQVGQENLVLDNIFSQDTVDEYQDLQDSLRAAQRVLGSDTASQKDVEQAYSRLKSAYDEYQKSILDGAKSQLQSEIGQAKTLLIEALSSSSHNEQQIEMLTEIARQAETVATEGDLDDIKAAIENVQRARIDFIGNGKSDEKDETEDGGGANPSTPDRSALSAILNKAESELLVAQDLASHESVSIEDLEEAIEAAKSLLGNAEASAEQIEASKEALTSSLDEFRGAELGKIVCTQNESVKDFCSRIQRAGILFQSSAQKVQVLLSGDVFNPQYSKTLVKVSGITNRGPYVSEMVSLPEINELLSGKSSLVLSLGDEKATLSLSAPARIWTIEGRLVIKAKLMIEAGNLRVNSVFEAPISIIDQAAVKNLSFASYNVEHFRSTSGERNSIAQYRSSESNWSDFQELKKRKIAHALVLSGNPDIVAMQEFEDEATFHELKPELEKIGYRYFSVGDQKNYKLGENGFIVDVADDSTSNMTTAIASKFPIDTSLASVIPTRLPDSRSAGIRNIQVADVLVAGQRLRVVNSHWLSQKGGADGKREQLARKIGQAVSDWNRKFPDLDILVAGDFNVSLEHIVGEDAKEPEIVTSLGILEREPSYLHGKSSGLYNTWFELSNKRYSSEYRGYGSALDHILVNTRLYDQNGLSYVDNSFQVVGAKNYELARWILKNQVGLPKRWMVSNKNPNFKYDHLGIGYSDHLPIRIDLTLDSVETSTSGNGSILPPYKEVYELDQSTCDGYRAKSDISMVGDTWVGTCLELDNEPIDDSGQKAIIIDQTSVGFAIFGRANQSSRIEKIKAAIRFTKGNKISARGILIRDRDGSPIFVVADTKGVKLLQEDIKCGTQQDPLNVNEVFSLPSSTDSLFDCVGFEGRLAYSSIKNYDASGLTRLRLKDANKEDDKVITLELDHQDFVRVFLGGLELDEADAKSRLSNSGAKFIKVVGKITPYTKSGVMVNASKALGSIEIVDPVDPVDPVDPVDPVDPVDPVVESDIDFEVLFTNPVCPPQKIVSYVPPYSGDRKDSTLDSFPAQPQRIFVDGIPTVGGGSKTHIKANVRCGSQDFANSTSRAEAGLRDKDSPLTRVEEIIGAAESGDKIFIASMSFSSGEVIAKLCEALRVGVEVKIFVDSNNSDLNDLRSCDVNGKYELVYWDKFGETGTLAHAKTIIVESGSHNSELSDKLLISFQSANVSSSGTWRNHENWNFLKVDKDSKLAKRHICFRDSVSPMVRQQGSGRSSHSREIEGFTSKFSKCLAEENLENQDGLSVKSFFIPYSADKADMRPVLENELKKADEIDIAIHHLSMKSIMSILDQRLRSSNPPKVRLIADDELFWVGTTTGNYVDLGNTRQYAYDDATNSCKNGKSTEQQRNMNCAFIYEHEYLGAGSRLGVKQLVERYSQNLDENGDPIFEVRYLESNHRKEEGGYQLHHNKYMVFRYNDGRGQVFTGAGNFTNAAFKTNFENYYLIGLEQAVIDFTSQFDYVFNELATKEADLPITWQYSVEAN is encoded by the coding sequence ATGAAGAGTGTTTATACTATATTTATCATATCCTTGCTTACTGCTGGAGGGTGTGAAACAAAGAAGTCTTCGGAACTCCCAACACAACAGGAACAACCCAACCCACAGATCGATCAAGTACCTGAAGTTAGTAAGGGTCGCCTGACAGAGCTGGTAGTTCAGGTTGGTCAAGAAAATCTCGTTCTCGACAATATCTTCTCTCAAGATACGGTTGATGAATACCAAGATTTGCAAGACTCTCTCAGAGCTGCGCAGAGAGTTCTAGGAAGCGATACAGCTAGCCAGAAAGATGTTGAGCAAGCCTATAGTCGATTGAAAAGTGCTTATGATGAATACCAAAAATCGATCCTCGATGGTGCTAAATCCCAACTCCAAAGCGAAATAGGGCAAGCAAAAACACTACTTATCGAAGCTTTGAGCAGTAGCAGCCATAATGAGCAGCAAATCGAAATGTTAACCGAGATCGCCCGACAGGCCGAGACCGTTGCGACAGAAGGTGATCTTGATGATATTAAAGCCGCTATTGAGAACGTGCAAAGAGCACGCATTGACTTCATAGGTAATGGCAAATCGGATGAAAAAGATGAAACAGAAGATGGTGGTGGGGCTAATCCATCTACACCAGATCGTTCTGCACTATCTGCAATTCTAAATAAGGCAGAATCAGAACTGCTGGTAGCTCAAGATCTTGCGAGTCATGAAAGTGTATCAATTGAAGACTTGGAAGAAGCTATTGAAGCAGCAAAGTCTCTCCTAGGTAATGCTGAGGCCTCTGCCGAGCAAATTGAGGCATCTAAGGAAGCGCTTACTAGTTCTCTTGATGAGTTTCGTGGTGCTGAATTAGGTAAAATTGTTTGTACTCAAAATGAATCTGTGAAGGATTTTTGCTCTAGAATTCAACGTGCTGGTATTCTTTTTCAGTCGTCGGCTCAAAAAGTTCAAGTGCTCCTCTCAGGTGATGTCTTCAATCCTCAGTATAGCAAAACTCTGGTGAAGGTTTCTGGAATAACAAACAGAGGTCCATATGTGAGTGAGATGGTATCCCTGCCTGAAATCAACGAGTTATTGTCTGGGAAAAGCTCCCTAGTGCTCAGCTTGGGAGATGAAAAAGCAACTTTAAGCCTCTCTGCTCCCGCGCGTATTTGGACTATCGAAGGGCGCCTTGTAATAAAGGCAAAACTTATGATTGAAGCTGGAAATCTTCGAGTCAATTCGGTCTTCGAAGCTCCGATTTCAATCATCGATCAGGCTGCTGTGAAAAATTTAAGCTTTGCCTCTTATAATGTGGAACACTTTAGATCGACATCTGGGGAAAGAAACTCGATCGCTCAATATCGATCCTCTGAAAGTAACTGGTCGGACTTTCAGGAACTAAAAAAGCGAAAAATTGCCCATGCATTAGTGCTTTCTGGCAACCCTGACATTGTTGCTATGCAGGAGTTCGAAGATGAGGCTACTTTCCACGAGCTTAAACCTGAACTAGAAAAAATTGGATATCGATACTTTTCAGTTGGTGATCAGAAGAACTATAAGCTCGGTGAAAATGGTTTTATCGTCGATGTTGCGGATGATTCAACATCCAACATGACAACCGCTATCGCTAGTAAATTCCCCATAGACACATCCTTGGCGTCGGTAATCCCCACTCGCCTTCCGGACTCAAGGTCAGCTGGTATCAGAAACATTCAAGTAGCAGATGTTTTAGTTGCAGGGCAAAGGCTACGTGTTGTGAACTCTCATTGGTTAAGCCAGAAGGGTGGAGCTGATGGTAAAAGAGAACAACTTGCAAGAAAAATAGGGCAGGCAGTCTCTGATTGGAATCGAAAGTTCCCAGATCTTGATATTCTAGTGGCAGGGGACTTTAATGTTTCACTAGAACATATAGTCGGAGAGGATGCTAAAGAGCCCGAAATCGTAACATCCCTAGGAATTCTAGAAAGGGAACCCAGCTATCTTCATGGCAAGAGTAGCGGCTTGTACAACACATGGTTTGAATTGTCTAATAAGCGCTATAGTTCTGAGTATCGAGGGTATGGCTCCGCGCTGGATCACATCCTTGTAAACACCAGGCTTTATGATCAGAACGGTTTGAGTTATGTGGATAATAGTTTTCAAGTTGTCGGAGCTAAAAATTACGAACTAGCTCGCTGGATATTAAAAAATCAAGTAGGGCTTCCGAAAAGGTGGATGGTTTCTAATAAAAATCCAAACTTTAAATATGACCATCTCGGTATTGGATATTCAGATCATTTACCGATTCGGATCGATCTGACTCTCGATTCAGTTGAAACCAGCACTAGCGGAAATGGATCTATTCTCCCTCCTTACAAGGAAGTCTACGAGCTTGATCAGTCAACTTGCGATGGCTATAGAGCGAAAAGCGATATCTCTATGGTAGGGGATACTTGGGTCGGTACGTGCTTAGAGTTAGACAATGAGCCTATCGATGATAGTGGCCAAAAGGCCATCATCATTGACCAAACTAGTGTCGGCTTCGCCATATTCGGGCGAGCAAATCAATCATCGCGAATAGAAAAAATTAAGGCAGCAATTCGATTCACAAAAGGTAATAAGATTTCGGCGAGGGGTATCTTGATTCGAGATAGAGATGGGAGCCCAATCTTTGTTGTTGCTGACACGAAAGGGGTAAAGCTTCTTCAGGAAGATATTAAGTGTGGGACGCAACAGGACCCTTTAAACGTAAACGAAGTTTTTTCTTTGCCTTCCTCGACCGATTCTTTATTCGATTGTGTTGGTTTTGAGGGCCGCTTAGCATATTCGTCCATTAAAAATTATGACGCTTCTGGACTAACGAGACTAAGATTGAAAGATGCCAATAAAGAAGATGATAAAGTCATTACTCTTGAACTAGATCATCAAGACTTCGTTCGTGTGTTTTTGGGTGGTCTTGAACTGGACGAAGCGGATGCCAAGAGTCGGCTTTCAAACTCTGGGGCGAAATTTATAAAAGTAGTTGGGAAGATCACTCCTTACACCAAGAGTGGAGTGATGGTGAACGCTAGCAAAGCCTTAGGTTCTATTGAGATAGTTGATCCAGTTGATCCAGTTGATCCAGTTGATCCAGTTGATCCAGTTGATCCAGTTGATCCAGTTGTAGAGAGTGATATAGATTTTGAAGTTCTTTTTACTAACCCGGTATGTCCACCACAAAAAATCGTCAGCTATGTTCCTCCATATTCTGGGGATAGAAAAGACTCAACGCTAGACTCTTTTCCGGCGCAACCTCAGCGAATTTTCGTTGACGGGATTCCGACTGTCGGTGGGGGAAGCAAAACTCATATCAAAGCAAACGTGAGATGTGGATCTCAAGATTTTGCAAACTCCACTTCCAGAGCTGAGGCTGGTCTTCGTGACAAAGATAGCCCACTTACACGTGTTGAGGAAATTATTGGGGCAGCAGAGAGTGGTGACAAGATATTCATTGCTAGTATGAGCTTTAGCAGCGGAGAAGTCATTGCAAAGCTTTGTGAAGCTCTTAGAGTTGGGGTCGAAGTTAAGATCTTTGTTGATTCTAACAATAGTGACCTCAACGATTTAAGGTCTTGTGACGTTAACGGTAAATATGAGCTTGTCTACTGGGATAAGTTTGGTGAAACTGGAACTCTTGCTCACGCAAAGACAATCATTGTTGAATCAGGTTCACATAATAGTGAGCTTTCTGATAAGCTACTCATTAGCTTTCAAAGTGCGAATGTTTCCTCTTCTGGAACATGGCGCAATCATGAAAACTGGAATTTTTTAAAGGTAGATAAAGATTCGAAGCTTGCGAAAAGGCATATTTGCTTTAGAGATTCGGTTTCTCCAATGGTTAGGCAACAAGGATCTGGAAGATCGAGTCATAGCAGAGAAATCGAAGGCTTCACTAGTAAATTTTCTAAGTGCTTAGCAGAAGAGAATCTTGAGAACCAAGATGGCCTTTCTGTAAAGAGTTTCTTCATTCCATATTCCGCTGATAAAGCAGATATGCGGCCAGTATTAGAAAATGAACTCAAAAAAGCGGATGAGATTGACATTGCTATCCACCATCTCTCTATGAAGAGTATTATGTCTATTCTTGATCAAAGGTTGAGATCTAGTAACCCTCCGAAAGTCCGTCTCATCGCAGATGATGAACTTTTCTGGGTTGGTACAACCACTGGTAACTACGTCGATCTTGGTAATACTCGGCAATATGCTTATGACGATGCTACCAACTCATGCAAAAATGGAAAATCTACTGAGCAGCAGCGGAACATGAACTGTGCATTTATCTATGAGCATGAGTATTTGGGTGCGGGGAGCCGATTAGGAGTCAAGCAATTGGTAGAACGTTACAGTCAGAATCTTGATGAAAACGGTGATCCAATCTTTGAGGTTCGCTACCTTGAATCAAATCACCGTAAGGAAGAAGGTGGCTATCAGCTTCATCACAATAAATACATGGTCTTCAGATATAACGACGGACGTGGTCAGGTATTTACCGGAGCTGGAAACTTTACGAACGCGGCATTCAAGACTAACTTCGAGAACTACTATTTGATTGGGCTTGAGCAGGCAGTGATTGATTTCACTAGCCAATTTGATTACGTGTTTAATGAATTAGCGACCAAGGAAGCAGACTTGCCGATTACCTGGCAGTATTCCGTTGAGGCAAACTAA
- a CDS encoding TolC family protein, whose product MIILLLLGIFFNSWTAQGADSKPFLKYLKAIQEHDPKLKDIEKQYQAQDAFFLSQTQEWNVSISLTHEESDENSPATNSIISSSIPETGSSVSIGRSISRSNSVAGITTTDNLEISQKVWQNGFSRLYNSEQDQLKAKVTRNHLERDEALEAHWFSRVQLYLDWLRQILELDIQQEILNESKSLYGYVKKRFESSIARESELLEVEVSVIEQKANIAAIRAQIKQIEQDIEQMTRIKLPNRISEQGLPRLPINLEQSAWRSFRILASETSLDEMELDDAKELEKTDADLYVGARRVQNNVTSYEEFYAGVSLLLPVRNHSVASSVKYRESQLEWTKSKKGSLQIETQQLEAELKASMKALKTQIQSSKEGLKLLERIKVLRLSRYQNSRISFRELADAQAKLNSQRLKLLDLKLKLKSEQLRFSRDTDQLLLFIRAWLG is encoded by the coding sequence ATGATCATTCTACTTCTTTTAGGTATATTTTTCAATTCGTGGACTGCTCAAGGTGCCGATTCAAAACCATTTTTGAAGTATCTGAAGGCTATCCAAGAGCATGATCCGAAACTCAAAGATATTGAGAAGCAGTACCAAGCTCAGGACGCCTTTTTTTTAAGCCAGACTCAAGAGTGGAATGTCTCCATAAGTCTTACCCACGAGGAAAGTGATGAAAATAGCCCCGCGACGAACTCAATCATAAGCTCAAGCATTCCCGAAACTGGGAGTTCAGTAAGTATAGGCCGGTCGATAAGTCGAAGCAACTCAGTGGCTGGCATCACCACTACGGACAACTTAGAAATTAGCCAGAAAGTTTGGCAAAATGGCTTCTCAAGACTCTATAATTCGGAGCAAGATCAGTTAAAGGCCAAGGTCACTAGAAATCATCTAGAAAGAGATGAAGCACTAGAAGCTCATTGGTTTTCTAGGGTTCAACTCTACTTGGATTGGCTGCGGCAAATACTGGAGCTTGATATTCAACAGGAGATATTGAATGAAAGTAAAAGCCTCTATGGATACGTTAAGAAACGCTTTGAAAGCAGCATTGCTAGAGAAAGCGAACTTTTAGAGGTAGAAGTCAGTGTCATTGAGCAAAAGGCGAACATTGCCGCGATTCGGGCTCAGATCAAACAGATTGAACAAGACATTGAGCAAATGACAAGGATCAAACTTCCAAATCGGATCTCTGAGCAAGGCTTACCGCGCCTGCCAATCAATCTGGAACAATCTGCTTGGCGATCGTTTCGAATCCTTGCAAGCGAGACTTCTCTCGATGAAATGGAGCTTGATGACGCTAAAGAACTTGAAAAAACAGATGCTGATCTTTATGTTGGAGCTCGGCGAGTTCAAAACAATGTCACCAGCTACGAAGAGTTCTATGCGGGTGTCAGCCTTCTCTTGCCCGTTCGTAATCATAGCGTTGCAAGCTCAGTCAAGTATCGGGAAAGTCAACTAGAGTGGACTAAGAGCAAGAAAGGCTCCCTACAAATTGAAACTCAGCAGCTTGAAGCTGAGTTAAAAGCCTCCATGAAGGCTTTAAAAACTCAAATTCAATCAAGCAAAGAGGGTTTAAAGCTTCTAGAGCGAATCAAGGTCCTGCGGTTAAGCCGCTATCAAAATAGCCGAATATCGTTTCGAGAGTTAGCCGATGCTCAAGCCAAACTTAATTCTCAGCGCCTTAAACTTCTTGACTTGAAACTCAAATTAAAATCGGAACAGCTACGCTTTAGTCGCGACACGGATCAGCTTCTTCTATTTATTAGGGCTTGGCTTGGATAG